The bacterium nucleotide sequence TGGCGGCGTATGTGAGGTGATGCACTTATGAGACACCAGAAACTCACTGAGAAGGCCCAGGAGGCCATCGCCCTTGCGCAGCGGACGATGGCGCAGCTTGCGCAGTCGCAGCTCGGGACGGACCACCTGCTGTTCGGCCTGTTCTTTGTCGATAATTCCATTGTCTCGGAGATAGCGAGCGAGGCGGGTCTTGCGCCCGACAAATGCAAGGAGCAGGTGCGAGAGGCGGTGTTCCGTGGCCAGATACCGTCCACCTCTATGCCATCGGCAGGCACGCAGATATTTGCTACGCCCGATTTCGAGGAGGCTATGAAGGCCGCCGAGCAGGAGGCCAAGCGGTTTAGCGACGAGTTCGTTGGCTGCGAGCATCTTCTGATCGGCATTCTTTGTGTCGAGAACAGCCCCGGTGCGCAGATAGCGAGGAAGATCGGGCTCAGCAAGGAGGAGATATATGTCGCGTTGCAGAAGATTCGTGGCACAAGGCGGGTAACAGATGAGAATCCCGAGGAGAAATATCGTTCACTCAAGCGTTACGGAACAGACCTGACAGAGCTCGCTCGGGCGGGCAGGCTATCTCCAGTCATCGGCCGTGAGCAGGAGATCAGGCGCGTAATCCAAATACTGTCGCGCAAGACCAAGAACAACCCTGTGCTGATCGGGGACCCTGGCGTTGGCAAGACAGCCATCGCAGAGGGTCTGGCGCAGAAGATTGTGAGAAGCGAGATACCCGAGACGCTCGTGAACAGGAAACTCATTGCGCTCGATCTCGGCCAGTTGGTGGCGGGGGCGAAGTATCGCGGCGAGTTCGAGGACAGGGTCAAGGCAGTGATTAAGGAAGTGCAGGACGCGCAAGGTCATATAATCCTGTTCATTGATGAGCTGCACGCAGTTGTTGGGGCAGGTGCGGCCGAGGGCGGTATGGACGCCTCGAATCTGCTGAAGCCTGCGCTTGCCCGCGGCGAGCTGCAGTGCATTGGCGCGACCACGATCGACGAGTATCGCAAGCACATCGAGAAGGACCCGGCGCTCGAGAGACGTTTTGCGCCGGTCATGGTCGCGGAACCGACAATCGACGATACGATTGCGATTCTATATGGGCTTAGACCCTCCTACGAAGCACATCACAGTGTCAGGATAACGGATAAGGCCATTCGGGCCGCGGCCAGCCTCTCCGCGAGATATATCACCGACCGATTCCTACCGGACAAGGCCATCGATCTGGTTGACGAGGCCGCTTCCAAGGTCCACATCGACGCGATATACGTTCCGCCTCACATCCAGAAAATGGAAAGCGAATTGAGGGAGCTCGAAGACCAGGAGAGGGAGGCGGCGCTGAACCAGAAATACGAGATTGCTGCGACAGTTAAGCAGAAACGGCTCCAGTTGTTGGATAGGCTCAAGGCTGAGAAGGCCCAGGAGGAGAAGAAGACTGGGGGCGAGGAGACGGTCGTCGATGCAGAGCAGATCGCCCAGGTAATCTCGCTGTGGACTGGGATTCCCGCGACGAGTCTGTTGCGGGACGAGGCCGAGAAGCTGGAGAAAATGGAGGAGCTGCTCCACGAGAGATTGGTGAACCAAGACAACGCCGTAAAGCTGGTGTCGGAGGCGATAAGAAGAAGCCGCGCAGGACTTTCCGACCCCAAGCGCCCGATCGGCTCGTTCATATTCCTGGGTCCGACTGGGGTGGGTAAGACGGAGCTCGCCAAGGCGCTTGCGGAGCTCTTATTCAGCGATGAGGACAAGCTGGTCAGAGTCGATATGTCCGAGTTCATGGAGCGCTTCGACGTCTCAAAGCTCATCGGTGCGCCTCCTGGATACGTCGGCTACGAGGAGGGGGGCAGGCTGACCGAGGCGGTTCGCCGAAAGCCTTACTCAATTGTGCTTTTGGACGAGATCGAAAAAGCTCATCCAGAGGTTCAGAACGTGCTCCTTCAGGTGCTCGATGACGGCCGGCTGACCGACGGCAAGGGCCGCGTTGTCAACTTCAAAAACACTGTCATAATAATGACCTCCAACATCGGCAGCGAGCTTCTACAAGACCTCCCCGAGAGGACAGACGACGAGCGCTCTCGAAGCGAATACGGCACGCTCAGGGAGCAAGTCCTCGCCAAGCTTCGGCAGTCTTTCAGGCCAGAGTTTCTCAACCGTGTGGACGAGACTGTTTTCTTCCGACCCCTCGGCAGAGAGGAAGTTCGGCAGATCGCCGGCCTACTTCTGAAGGACCTCGAGCCTCGTCTGCAAGAGAACGGACTCAGGCTCGAGGTGGATGATGCCGTCAAGGACATGCTGGCCGCGGAAGGCTTCGACCCCACCTACGGTGCGCGCCCACTCAAACGGACCATTCAGCGCCTCATCGAGAACCCCCTCGCCTCGCACATCATTCGAGGCGATTTCGTCGGCAAATCCACTGTGCACGTAACCCTCAAGGCCGGCGCGGTGCAGTTTGCCGGGGAGTAGTGGAAGGCGGAAGGATGAAGGATTGGGGATCGTGGAAGGATGAAGGACTGAAGGATGAACGA carries:
- a CDS encoding AAA family ATPase, whose amino-acid sequence is MRHQKLTEKAQEAIALAQRTMAQLAQSQLGTDHLLFGLFFVDNSIVSEIASEAGLAPDKCKEQVREAVFRGQIPSTSMPSAGTQIFATPDFEEAMKAAEQEAKRFSDEFVGCEHLLIGILCVENSPGAQIARKIGLSKEEIYVALQKIRGTRRVTDENPEEKYRSLKRYGTDLTELARAGRLSPVIGREQEIRRVIQILSRKTKNNPVLIGDPGVGKTAIAEGLAQKIVRSEIPETLVNRKLIALDLGQLVAGAKYRGEFEDRVKAVIKEVQDAQGHIILFIDELHAVVGAGAAEGGMDASNLLKPALARGELQCIGATTIDEYRKHIEKDPALERRFAPVMVAEPTIDDTIAILYGLRPSYEAHHSVRITDKAIRAAASLSARYITDRFLPDKAIDLVDEAASKVHIDAIYVPPHIQKMESELRELEDQEREAALNQKYEIAATVKQKRLQLLDRLKAEKAQEEKKTGGEETVVDAEQIAQVISLWTGIPATSLLRDEAEKLEKMEELLHERLVNQDNAVKLVSEAIRRSRAGLSDPKRPIGSFIFLGPTGVGKTELAKALAELLFSDEDKLVRVDMSEFMERFDVSKLIGAPPGYVGYEEGGRLTEAVRRKPYSIVLLDEIEKAHPEVQNVLLQVLDDGRLTDGKGRVVNFKNTVIIMTSNIGSELLQDLPERTDDERSRSEYGTLREQVLAKLRQSFRPEFLNRVDETVFFRPLGREEVRQIAGLLLKDLEPRLQENGLRLEVDDAVKDMLAAEGFDPTYGARPLKRTIQRLIENPLASHIIRGDFVGKSTVHVTLKAGAVQFAGE